A single window of Rana temporaria chromosome 1, aRanTem1.1, whole genome shotgun sequence DNA harbors:
- the LOC120943924 gene encoding DDRGK domain-containing protein 1-like — MDPVLYIVAALLLAVLLYFTARIRGHTEQADHEDQQNVVAAAAARPRFQPEERGDGMPRRRMNRGMMAQRQARRMEEEREGTK; from the exons ATGGACCCGGTGCTGTACATTGTAGCGGCTCTTCTCCTGGCCGTACTTCTCTACTTCACTGCCAGGATCCGGGGACACACCGAGCAAG CTGACCATGAGGACCAACAGAATGTGGTGGCAGCAGCCGCGGCCAGACCGCGTTTCCagccagaggagaggggggatggAATGCCACGGAGAAGGATGAACAGGGGCATGATGGCCCAGAGGCAAGCACGGCgtatggaggaggagagagaaggtaCCAAATGA